The genomic region TGTCCAAGAACAGGCACGCCTGCTTGCACGACTGCTCTAACGGTGTCCGCTATTTCGACTCCGCCTTCCATTTTAACCGCATGGGCATGCCCCTCTTGCATCAGTCGACGTACACCCTTAAGTGTCTCATCCACGCTGCCATGATACGTCATAAAAGGCATGTCAGCCACAATAAATGTCTTTTCAGCCCCACGTACTACGGAACGTGTGTGGTACACCATGTCGTCGATGGTCACAGGAAGAGTTGAGTTATAACCGAGCACGACATTGCCAAGTGAATCACCAACCAGGATCAGATCGATACCTGCTTCCTCCGCAAGGAGAGCTGTTGGATAATCGTAAGCCGTAATCATACTGAGCGGCACGCCATCCTGCTTGTATTTTTTCATTTTCACAATATTCATCGCTTGTTTGTTCGCCATTTTCTGTCATGGCTCCTTTCTTCTTTTCAAATAAAACGCAACAAAAAAACCTTTTAGTTTTCCACTAAAAAGTCCCGAAAAGTCAAAAAAGAGTCACTTGCGATCGTCCCTTCTGTCTCGGTCCTCTTCGGCTCAGAGCAGAATCCAACAACTCACTTAAACGTATTTCATTCTTGCACTGCGGTCTGCTTATACGAAACAAATCAAAGCAGAACAAAGGCTACTGTTACGGGAGTGCAATTCGGTCTGCATTAGCCGATATCGCCTCACGAACACAGTATACCAAAGTTCTGCTCAAACTTCACGTCTTATGTTCATTTTACCAGTGAAAATTCGACAAATTGTTTACGATTTCCAGGAAATCTCACCAGAGATGACTAGTGTATGTTCTCCATCGTGCTTTTCCACGATAAGTGCTCCGGAAGGGTCAAGACCGATTGCCTTGCCTTCAATGACACCATGAGGATTCGTCACTGTAATCTCTCGATTCATCGATACGGACAAGGCCTCCCAAAGGGCTGAGATGACGCCGAATCCTTCTTTTTGATACAAAAAATACAACTGTTCCAGCTCGGTTAAAATGGCAGCCGTGAGCTTGGTACGATCAACGGGTTGCCCCGTCTCCATCTTGAGCGAGGTTGCGATTGTAGTGAGATCTTCGGGATAATCCTCGGGGTCAAAGTTCACGTCCACACCTATACCCGCAATGCAGAATCTAACTTCATGATCTTCTACTGTGGATTCAAGCAATATGCCACACACCTTGCGTCCATCGATTAACAGATCATTGGGCCATTTGATGCCTGCATCAGCTCCTGTACAAGCTCGAACGGCTCGACATACAGCCACCCCAGTTAATAAGGTTAGCTGCGGCGTATGCTGAAGTGGTACATCAGGACGCAAAAGGACACTCATCCAGATTCCTTTACCAGGGGGAGAGAACCACTTTCGACCGAAACGTCCTCTTCCTCCGGTTTGTTCTTCCGCAATGACCACGGCGCCTTCGTCCTGCCCCTGCTCAGCTAACTTCAGAACATCCCCTTGGGTAGACAAGGTCGAGGTCAACAGAACAGCCTTACGGCCAAATACGGTTGTGTCCAACGCCAATTGAAGGGCTGTAGCGTCAATGCTGTCCGGCTTCGTTACAAGACGATACCCTTTGCGAGAGACGGCTTCAAACTCATAACCCATGTCACGCAACTTGTTCACATGTTTCCACACAGCGGTTCGACTAATGGACAGATTACGGCTGATCTCTTCACCCGATACGAATTGTCCTTCTGCATTCAATAACATATGTAACAGATCCTCATGCTTGGTCATCTGCAACCACCCGCTTCACTTCTGCACTTAGCGCTTCATGCTGATTTGCTATCGTTCCAATCGCCGCTTCTCTTAACAAATGTTTCATGAGTTGCCCCAACCATGGTCCGCCTTTACGCTGCACCATTATCAACACTTGTTCCCCTGTGATATTCAGTTCTTTCAAGTCATGCACAGGGATCGATTGACTCCATTCGACAGCAAGGTCTTGAACCAAAACGACCTGTAATTCTGCATGGTCAGAATGATTCCGCCATCCTGCTGGCAACAGCGATTGTATCCGCAGCCAATCATCCGCAGCCTGAACGCCACAAGCCAGAACAGTAACGATCCAATCTGAACGCAGGCTTAGCGTATCTTTCTGCTCCTGAACGGAAGTATGAATCAACTGCTCCACCTGAAGCACCCCTGTTATGCGGGAACGATGTTCATTGGAGAATGTCCACTGACGTAATAGAACGTCTGCTTCATCCTTGCTAAACCCGCCAGCGATCAGGAGGAGTGACCAACGAAGCAATACATGCTCGTCTGACAATTGTTCCAGATTGGTTAACAACGTCTTGTTGAATCGGCCCGAGCTAACCGGGGCTTTGACGTGCGCAAGCGCGTTACTTCTGTATAACAGCTCCAACCCTCTTAAGGGATGCGGTCCCGACATCATTTTTACCATCTCGGTCCGTACTCGTTCCATCGCTATATGTTGAAGCA from Paenibacillus sp. FSL R5-0341 harbors:
- a CDS encoding biotin--[acetyl-CoA-carboxylase] ligase produces the protein MTKHEDLLHMLLNAEGQFVSGEEISRNLSISRTAVWKHVNKLRDMGYEFEAVSRKGYRLVTKPDSIDATALQLALDTTVFGRKAVLLTSTLSTQGDVLKLAEQGQDEGAVVIAEEQTGGRGRFGRKWFSPPGKGIWMSVLLRPDVPLQHTPQLTLLTGVAVCRAVRACTGADAGIKWPNDLLIDGRKVCGILLESTVEDHEVRFCIAGIGVDVNFDPEDYPEDLTTIATSLKMETGQPVDRTKLTAAILTELEQLYFLYQKEGFGVISALWEALSVSMNREITVTNPHGVIEGKAIGLDPSGALIVEKHDGEHTLVISGEISWKS
- a CDS encoding CCA tRNA nucleotidyltransferase, producing the protein MVQWTQVDREMAIQSENVLTTLNEHGYKAYWVGGCVRDELLGRVVDDMDITTSASPQQVMELFNDCIPTGLQHGTVTVRSGGYYFEVTTFRTESEYQDNRRPAAVQFVQNIKEDLQRRDFTMNALAMDVTGTIVDPFGGQTDIKEERVRCVGSAVERFGEDALRMLRCVRFASVFDFKIAHNTWKGLVRQRDLLQHIAMERVRTEMVKMMSGPHPLRGLELLYRSNALAHVKAPVSSGRFNKTLLTNLEQLSDEHVLLRWSLLLIAGGFSKDEADVLLRQWTFSNEHRSRITGVLQVEQLIHTSVQEQKDTLSLRSDWIVTVLACGVQAADDWLRIQSLLPAGWRNHSDHAELQVVLVQDLAVEWSQSIPVHDLKELNITGEQVLIMVQRKGGPWLGQLMKHLLREAAIGTIANQHEALSAEVKRVVADDQA